From Pseudomonas hormoni:
GCCAGCGCCAAGGCCACCAGCGGTAACAAGTAAGTCAAATCAGGCTGGCAGCACCGATGGCGACGGGTTTATTCCCCGTCGCCATTTTTTTTCGTGCCGTTTTCGCTTTCAGGTTTGCCGGTGAACAGGCCAAACATGTTTTGCGTGTTCAGGTAGAGCGCCTTGGACTGGTCGACATACTGGCGCATCAGGTCCTTCATGACCGGGGCCTGCTGGTGCATGAAAGTGCTCCAGGCTTCGGAGGATTGCGCGCCGGTCTGGGACTGGATATCGATCACGGTCTGAATGCTTTTGTCGAGGTAGCTGCCCAGCACACCCTGATAAGGACCGTAGAACTGGATAATCCCCATCAGCATCTCGCTGGTGAAGATCGGCTCACCGCCGCTTTCCGCTTCCAGAATCACCTGCAGCAGGATGCTGCGAGTCAGATCCTCGCCAGACTTGGCATCGACCACCTGAAACGAAACCTTATCGACGACCAACTGGCGTATGTCCGCGAGCGTCAGGTGACTGCTGGTGTGGGTGTCATACAGTCGGCGATTGGGATACTTCTTGATCAGGCGGGGAGTGTTCCGACTGTTATCTGGCATGCGGGGCGTCTCGTGGCGAGCCTGGTTTGCAGGCATCTTAACCTACTATGGCTGCGGCCGCGGGATGGTGTCGGGGGAGGGAAGCCAGGTTCAGCATCTTTAGTGCTTCTGAGGCCGTCTTCGCGAACAAGCCCGCTCCCACAGGGGATTTGTGAACACTGAAGATCCAATGTGGGAGCGAGCCTGCTCGCGATGAGGCCCGCCGTCACAATGAAAATCCACAATAGAAAAGAGGACTGCGCCGTCGAGCGAGTCCTCTTTTTTAAACCTGAATCGAGTTACCAGATCGGCAACGTGTAACTGACAATCAAACGGTTTTCATCGAGGTCGCTGCCAAAATTGGTCGAGCGCACCGTCGCGTTGCGCCACTTCACCCCGACATTTTTCAGCGGCCCGCTCTGCACGACATACCCGATGTCGGTATCGCGCTCCCACTCCTTGCCTTCCGGGCGGTTGCCGCCCAGGTCGATATTGTCACCAGTGATATAGCGCGTCATGAACGTCAGGCCCGGCACGCCCATCGCGGCAAAATTGTAGTCGTAACGCGTCTGCCAGGATTTTTCATCCTTGCTGGCGAAGTCGCCGATCTGCACGAAGTTCACCAGGAACGCATCGGTGCCATTGACGTAGGCATACCCGGTGTCGCCGCTCATGCCTTGATAACCCAGGCCGAACGCATGCCCGCCGAGGCTGTAGGTGAACATCGCGCCAATCGCGTTGTTGTCGACATTGCTGCCGCCGTCGTCGGTGGAGCGGGCGAAACGCAAGTCGGTCTTCAGCGACTGGCCGGTGGTGACCGGCAATACGTAGGTCAGGTTGACCAGGTGCTGGCTGTAGAAATTGTCGAGGTGACCGTAGCTGTAACCGGTGGCGAGGTTACTGGTCCATTTGTAGTTGAGGCTGGCGAAATCGAAGCTGTCGCTGTCCAGATGACGGCTGGTGATGCCTTTGGCGCCG
This genomic window contains:
- the phaR gene encoding polyhydroxyalkanoate synthesis repressor PhaR, with product MPDNSRNTPRLIKKYPNRRLYDTHTSSHLTLADIRQLVVDKVSFQVVDAKSGEDLTRSILLQVILEAESGGEPIFTSEMLMGIIQFYGPYQGVLGSYLDKSIQTVIDIQSQTGAQSSEAWSTFMHQQAPVMKDLMRQYVDQSKALYLNTQNMFGLFTGKPESENGTKKNGDGE
- a CDS encoding OprD family porin; its protein translation is MDRNTRTLATRLLLAGGVISLSAPAAADFIKDSKASLELRNFYFNRDYRQANAAQSKQEEWAQGFLLRYESGFTEGLIGVGFDTIGLLGVKLDSSPDRAGSGVLQRHRDTRKGAQDEYGELGLTAKVRASKSTLKLGTLLPKLPTVLANDSRLLPQTFKGGQLTSLEIEGLSVDAGRLTQVNQRDSSDYEDMGITRTGAKGITSRHLDSDSFDFASLNYKWTSNLATGYSYGHLDNFYSQHLVNLTYVLPVTTGQSLKTDLRFARSTDDGGSNVDNNAIGAMFTYSLGGHAFGLGYQGMSGDTGYAYVNGTDAFLVNFVQIGDFASKDEKSWQTRYDYNFAAMGVPGLTFMTRYITGDNIDLGGNRPEGKEWERDTDIGYVVQSGPLKNVGVKWRNATVRSTNFGSDLDENRLIVSYTLPIW